The following nucleotide sequence is from Hevea brasiliensis isolate MT/VB/25A 57/8 chromosome 7, ASM3005281v1, whole genome shotgun sequence.
AAATCAGATCAATTCAAATCAACTTTAAATTAAAATCAGATTAATATTGATTAAGCCTAAACTGGTAAAACAACGAGAAGAAGATTAAAATCAAGTTGATGCTGAACGATCTGCTTTGATTTCAGATTAAAaacagtttttaaaattttttaattgttaaatttaatttaaaattcatattttttttgccaaattaaaatattaaattaagattaaattgtaattaaaattagtATGACAATTTGATTCAATTTAGAGCAATTTCGACTCTAAATGGACTCAGATAAAATCAAATCATTAAAATTGAGATTGAATAAACTCTTTGATCCATTCTCAATTAACCGAAAATTCCTAATCCTTAAACCAGATTCAGACTGCCCGCCTAGCATTAGAGGACAAACCAGCGCACACGATACGACTCGCCCTCTTTAACATTCCTGGAACCCACAGCACCCACCTCGTCCTTCGCTTTTGTTAAGGCCAAAACGGCAAACGCAGTTCTAAGATTCCATCAGCCTTTATAATAAAGCGACAGGTCGTTGAACACAAAGACCCACTCAATTATTGACACGCTATTTCATCTTCTGAAAACGACGCCACTGAACGAAAGAGTTGCCACGTAAGCACTGGACCCTCACGCGTGACCTTCACCATCTCACAAAAAAGACACAGACGTGGATTCAAAGGCCGCCACCACAGTTCTAACTTGTAATGAAACATATAATCTCAGAGATTCAAAGAATCAGCCAAACAATACCTTGTAACAATTTCTACCTCTTTCTGTGAATGGCCACGGTGGCGCGTGCAATTCACTGCGAGCTCGGTGCGCAGAAACCTGCCGTTTTGAGGAGAGAGACTCCGGTTTCGGTTCAGGTTCCTGCTCCAAAGATAAAGCTGGGGGAAACGGATCAAAACGCGAAGATTATATTGCAGCCAAGGCTGTGTACGCTGAGATCGTACGGTGAGGATCGTTTTGCGGTGGTGAAGACCAGAAAGGACGGCGGAGATGAGGTGTCGCCGTTTTTTGAGACTTTATCGGAGTATATCGAAAGCTCTAAGAAGAGTCACGATTTCGAGATCATTTCTGGTCGGCTAGCCATGGTAAGAAATCTCTTCATCTACTATAGTATAACGTTTGAATGATTCTTTATAGCTGACTGCGGTTATCGTATGAGTGGTGTGCTGAGAGCAATCAGGACTGTGTGATTGGTTTACTTTTCCATTGTATTTTGTTCACTTTTTTCCGTTTAGAATGTAAAATTTTAGGAGAATTCAATTGTCAATTCTCATATatggaaaataaaaataagcaTATTACATAAGGGTTCATTTAACAAAAAGATTGGGGAAAAATAATTTGCAGTTCATTGAATTTGAAGACAAAACCA
It contains:
- the LOC110642791 gene encoding stress enhanced protein 2, chloroplastic, producing MATVARAIHCELGAQKPAVLRRETPVSVQVPAPKIKLGETDQNAKIILQPRLCTLRSYGEDRFAVVKTRKDGGDEVSPFFETLSEYIESSKKSHDFEIISGRLAMIVFAATVGTELVTGNSVFRKMDLQGIAEAGGVCLGAVTCAAIFAWFSSARNRVGRIFTTSCNTFIDSLIDEIVDGLFYESEISDWTDDI